A segment of the Pirellulales bacterium genome:
CGGTTTTTCGGAAATCGGCCGAAAGTCCTGCGAGGCTGAGGACGATAAACGTGGGTAGCAATTCTGCCGGTTATAGCGGTTACAGAGTTTTTTCGGTTTCTGAGGACGCCGGAAGCCGCTACGGCACTTCGACCAGGAAATTCAGATGGCTCGGTCAGACCTCGGCTCGATCAAGGCATGCGTGTGCAGCATTGGGCTGCTCGCGGTGATGAGCAGCGTCGGATGCCAAAGCGACTATGCCGGCCAGACTTTGCCCAGCCCCTATTGGCTACAAGACGACATTCAATACTTTCCGCCGGGTCCTGAATTCAAGCTGTCGCGGGAAGCCGCGGCGATGAAGACATACGGGACCGGGCGCGCGGCAAAGCCAGGTTCCGGACCACTTGCTCCGGCCGACGGTGCACCCATTCCAGGTCTGCTGCCGGGCGATGCGCCGCTAGGTCCGCCGCTGGGCGCAGGCGGACCCGCCGTTGGACCGCCAGCAGGTCCGCCTGTCGGAGTTCCTCCGGCCGATGCACCACCGCCCCCCGTTGGCGACGAGCCAGCCGAAGGCGACCCATTCAATCCCTAATCGAACAAACGTATTGAGGCTGCAAAAAGGCTCGGCGGGCAGCCGAGCCACGGCAGCGATGGAGTAAACGAGTAAGCGAGCGACCACGTGCTCGAGGTGTGCGGCCAGTTCGCAAGAGCTGCTGCGGCGCGTCCCAGCGCGGTTACCTGCCGATTCGAAACGACTCCCTCGCTGCCTACCGGTTTTGTCGGACGCCTTGGATCGAGGCCGAGCACAGGCGTGCGTACCGCCGTAACGGCGGACTAGATTTGGCCACGCTCGAAGGCGCATAGGGGGGGACCGACGCTCTTCGCCGCTGGTGACCGTTTGGCGCTGACCAAGCGCTGTGCGGTCACCGGTAGGCGAAGAGTGAAAATAGCGTATTCACTCCCACGTGGGAGTGAATGGACTGCGCGCGGTGCCCTATTGGCGGCGCCGCGGATAACTTCGCGGCTGCCGACCGCGCGGGCGCGGTTAGCGAGCTGAGGGGAACGACTTCGAGCGACAGGCTCGATGGGAAATGGACACCGCGAGTTTTAAGGCCGGCGCGCGAGGATTCTCAGGTCATGCCCGATCCAGACATCAGCCAGGCAGTCCAAACGTGGTTTAACGAAGCATTCGTGTGGATCGGGTTTGGCACTGTCTCGGGGCTGCTCGCCAAGGCGATCATGCCTGGCCGCGATCCGGGCGGAGCCGTTGCCACCTTGGGGATCGGCATTGGCGGCGCCGTTGTCGGCTGCGGCATCTTGTCGTTCTTTGTGCCCGAGTACCGGGTGTCGCCGTTGACGCCGGTGGGATTCGTGGTGGCGACCGGTGGCGCCTTTTTGCTGTTGTTCTTCTACAGGCTATTGGCCGGGTACGTCATCCGCGAGGATGGCGAGGGCTACATCCCGCGACCTTATTTTGGCCGCCGCGAGTATCGCGGTCGACGCCCGCCCCTCTATCAAGAGCGGACGTATCGAGATTAACGGCACGATTACCGTCGTCTGCCGATATCTCCTCGATGACCGTTGCCTGGCAATGATCCGCTACCGTTGGTGACGTGAAGTACACGAGGCAAGCGCATTCAGGCGTAGCGCGGCGACCCCGCAGTGCGCTGCGATCGAGTACTCAAAGCTTGGCGTCGATCGCCAATCCATCCCCACACACGGCGCTTGATATGCAGGGCTTGCGCTCGTAGCGCCGTGGGGGCAAAGTAGCTGTAACGGTAGCTGGAGACGAGCGAGGTGCGCCAGTGGCGCTTGTAGGGTTCGTAGCCGGGGCCCAAGTCGAATACTCGATCGCCCCGTTCGTAGCTGTCGCGAACCAGCGACTGCACCAGGACATTGCCGGCGCCGTCGCGCGAGATGTTCGCATCGAATCCCATCCGTAGTCCCGAAACATGTCCTTGGTAGTGGTAGTTGTACATGAAGGCCGCCGGACGGCCGTCGAGCAGCAGCAGATTGACATCGACCGCGCCGGCGCGAACGGCGGCAGAATGTGCGTCGCGTAGGAACTTGCGAATGGCCTCATGCGACATGGTGGTGCCGGTCGTGGAAGAACCTTGCCAACTCTTGGCCGCGACGTCGACGCACTTGTCGTACAGATCCCAGCGAGGATCCGCGTCACCATGTGACTCGCCGCGCGGGCG
Coding sequences within it:
- a CDS encoding GlsB/YeaQ/YmgE family stress response membrane protein, whose protein sequence is MPDPDISQAVQTWFNEAFVWIGFGTVSGLLAKAIMPGRDPGGAVATLGIGIGGAVVGCGILSFFVPEYRVSPLTPVGFVVATGGAFLLLFFYRLLAGYVIREDGEGYIPRPYFGRREYRGRRPPLYQERTYRD
- a CDS encoding GNAT family N-acetyltransferase, yielding ELTGTWEDYWAGRDGHFRGNVRRGERKLRTGGDVQSVRYRPRGESHGDADPRWDLYDKCVDVAAKSWQGSSTTGTTMSHEAIRKFLRDAHSAAVRAGAVDVNLLLLDGRPAAFMYNYHYQGHVSGLRMGFDANISRDGAGNVLVQSLVRDSYERGDRVFDLGPGYEPYKRHWRTSLVSSYRYSYFAPTALRAQALHIKRRVWGWIGDRRQALSTRSQRTAGSPRYA